GCGCGCCGGTCGGCTGGACCGGCTGCGCGTGTGCGACGCCGACGACTGCGACGACGTCGTCGTCGACCTCTCCCGCAACGGCTCGCGCCGCTTCTGCGAGGGGGGCTGCGCCGCGCGCGCCCACACCGCGGCCTACCGCGCCCGGCGCGCCTCCGGCTCCTGAGCGACCGTCCACCGGCTCGGGACCGCCTCGGGACCGACTCCCGACGGAGCGGTGACGGCGTCGTAACCGGGGCGAAACGCCCGCACAACGAGCGGCTGCGAGGTTCGGGTCGGCGCCGATCGGCGCCGAACCCCTGACCGGCCCTCCGTCGCCCGGGCCGGCCCTCCCGCAGGAGCTCTCACATGTACCCACCCGCGTCACCGGCGCTCCGCCGGCCGCTCGCCGTCGCCCTCGTCGTCGTGCTCTGCCTCGCCACCGCCCTCGCCACGGCGGTCGCGACCGTCACCCTGACCCGCTCGTCGGCCGGTTCCCCCGGTGCCTCGGCCCCCGCGCCCGCCCCGGCCGCCGCCGCGCCGGTCACGACCGTCGCCAGCGCCGAGCTGGCCACGAACGCCGCGTACCAGCAGGCGCTGGCCGCCGCACCGCCGTCGGGCAAGCCGAATGTCACCGTCATCGGCACCGGCGGCACCATCGCGGGCGTCGCCACGAGCCGCAGCAGCTTCACCGACTACCGCGCCGGGCAGATCCCGATCGCCGACCTCGTCGCCAAGCTCCAGCCCGAGATCGGTGTCGTCGCCGACGTCGAGACGATCCAGTTCGGCAACAAGGGGTCGGGCAGCTACACCGTCGCCGAGTTCCACGCCCTGACCCTCGCCGTCGACAAGGCCCTCGAGACCTCCGACGGCGTCGTCGTGACGAGCGGCACCGACACGATGGAGGAGTTCGCCTACTGGCTCGACCTCACCGTGCGCAGCCGCAAACCGGTCGTCATGACCGGGGCCATGCGCCCCACCGCCGCGGTCAGCGTCGACGGCCCCGGCGTCATCGGCGCCGACGGCCCCGCCAACCTCTACAACGCCATCGCCCTCGCCGGCAGCCGCGCCACGTCGTGCTTCGGCACCGTCCTCATGCTCGGTGACGAGTTCCACGCCGCCCGCGACGTGACGAAGACGAGCTCGTACCGCATGGACACCTTCCAGACCCGCGAGCTCGGCGTCCTCGGCTGGATCGACGGCACGAACGTCAAGGTCGGCCGCGCCCCGTCACGCGTCTCCATGTGCAACAACCCGGCCAAGTGGGTCACGCCGTTCGACCTCACCACGCTGCCGGCGACCGACCTCCCCCGCACCGAGATCGTCTACGCCTACCAGCAGGCGGGCGGCGAGGGCATCACGGCCCTCGCGGCCGCGGGCGTCAAGGGCATCGTCACCGCGGGCACCGGCGCCGGCGGCGTCTCCGCCGACCAGTCGGCCGCCCGCACGGCCGCTGCCGCCGCCGGGGTGCTCTTCGTCAGCACGACCCGCACCGGCTCCGGCTCGGTCTACGGCAGCACCGCGCCGCCGGTCGTGGCCGGCGAGGACCTGCTGCCGCAGAAGGCCCGGCTGCTGCTCATGCTGAGCCTCGGCTTCGCCAAGGGCGACCAGGCCAAGGCCGCCGCGTGGGTGACGAGCATCGGCAACCCCGAGTGGAGCACCGCCGGTCGCGTCGCCGCCAACCCCGCCCAGGCGCCCGCGCCCGCCGCGTGACCCGCGCCTGAAGGGCCCCCGCCCACCACGTACGAAGGGCGCGGATGCCGGGAGGTCACCTCCCGGCATCCGCGCCCTGTCGTCGTGGGGGCGTCGTTCAGGCCCTGCCGTCGAAGAGGCTCGTGACCGAGCCGTCGTCGAACACCTCGCGGATCGCCATCGAGATGAGCGGCGCGATCGGCAGCACGGACAGCTTGTCGAAGCGACGGTCGTCGGGGATCGGGAGGGTGTCGGTGACGACGACCTCCTCGACCCGGCACGCCTTGAGGCGGTCGATCGCCGGGCCGGACAGGATCGCGTGGGTGGCGGCGATGATGACGCCCGCCGCGCCCTGCTCCATGAGGGCGTCGGCCGCCTTCGTGATGGTGCCCGCCGTGTCGATCATGTCGTCGACGAGCACGCAGACGCGGCCGCGGATCTCGCCGACGACCCGGTTGGCGACGACCTCGTTCGGCCGGTTGATGTCGCGGGTCTTGTGCACGAAGGCGAGGGGCGCGCCGCCGAGGCGGGTCGACCAGTCCTCGGCGACCTTGATGCGTCCGGCGTCCGGGGAGACGACGGCGAGGTCGAGGTGACCGTACTTCTTGGCGACGTAGTCGCTGAGGATCGGCAGCGCCATGAGGTGGTCGACGGGGCCGTCGAAGAAGCCCTGGATCTGCGCGGTGTGCAGGTCGATCGTCATGAGCCGGTTGGCGCCGGCCGTCTTGTAGAGGTCGGCCATGAGGCGGGCCGAGATCGGCTCGCGACCGCGGTGCTTCTTGTCCTGGCGGGCGTAGCCGTAGAACGGCAGGACGACGGTGATGCGCTTGGCGGACGCCCGCTTCAGCGCGTCGATCATGATGAGCTGCTCCATGATCCACTCGTTGATCGGCGCCGTGTGGCTCTGGATGACGAAGGCGTCGCTGCCGCGCACCGACTCCTCGTAGCGCACGTAGATCTCGCCGTTGGCGAAGTCGTAGGCGCTCGTCGGCACGACGCTCGTGCCGAGCTGCTCCGCGACCTGCTGCGCGAGCTGCGGGTGGGCCCGGCCGGAGAAGACGAGCAGGTGCTTCTCGGTCGTCTTGTTGATGGCGCTCATCGGGTGCCGCCCTCCGTGTCGGTGCTCTGGGGGTCGACGGCGGCCGGGTCCGCCGACGCCTCGCGCGCGGCCGTGTCGGACGCGGTGCCGGCGCGGCGGCGCGCCACCCAGCCGTCGACGTTGCGCTGCTGGGCGCGGGTCACGCCGAGCTGGCCGGGAGCGACGTCGCTGACGACCGCCGAGCCCGCCGCGACGTAGGCGCCGGCCCCGATGGTGCGGGGGGCGACGACGACGGAGTTGCTGCCGACGAAGGCGTGGGCCCCGACCTCGGTGCGGCCCTTCGTCACGCCGTCGTAGTTGGCGAAGATCGTGCCGGCGCCGATGTTGGCCCCGGCCCCGATCATCGCGTCGCCGCAGTAGGTCAGGTGGGGCACCTTGGCCCCGTCGCCGATGACGGCGTTCTTCGTCTCGACGAAGCCCCCGATCTTGCCGCCGGCGCCCAGGCGGGTGCCGGGGCGCAGAAAGCTGAAGGGGCCGACGGTGGCGCCGGGCCCGACGACCGCGAGCTCGGCCTGGGTGCGCACGACCGACGCACCGTCTCCGACCTCGACGTCGGTGAGGGTCGTGTCGGGGCCGATGACGCAGTCGCTGCCGATGGTGCTCGCCCCGTGGATCTGGGTGCCGGGGTGCACGACGGTGTCCCGGCCGATGGTGACGTCGGCGTCGAGCCACGTCGTCGCCGGGTCGACGACGATCGCGCCGGCGCGCATCGCCGCCTCGACCGTGCGGCGGTTGAGCTCGGCCCCGAGGCGGGCCAGCTGCACCTTGTCGTTGACGCCCTCGGTCTGCCACAGGTCGGCGACGAGGTGGGCGTGCACCGGGCGGCCGCGGCCCCGGGCGATGGCGACGACGTCGGTGAGGTACTTCTCGCCCTGGGCGTTGTCGGTGCCGACCTCGGCGAGCGCCTCGCGCAGCAGCGCCGCCTCGAAGGCGTAGATGCCGCTGTTGACCTCGCGCAGGGCCAGCTGCTCGGGGCTCGCGTCCTTCTGCTCGACGATGGCCTGCACCCCGCCCTCGGCGTCGCGCACGACCCGGCCGTAGCCCGTGGGGTCGGGCGGGGTGGAGGCGACGAGCGTGACGGCCCCACCGGCATCCTCGTGCGCCCGGACCAGCCCGAGCAGGGTCTCGGCGGTGAGCAGGGGCGTGTCGCCCATCGTCACGACGACGGTGCCGGCGAGGTCGGCCGGGAGGGCCTCGAGGCCGCACTCGACGGCGCGGCCGGTCCCCTTGACGGCGTCCTGGTCGGCGATGACGACCGCGGCGTCGAGCCCGAGCACGTGGGGGGCCACTTGGTCGCGCTCGTGACGCACGACGACGGCCAGGTGCTGCGGCTGCACGCCGCGGGCGGCGCGCACGGCGTGCCCGACGAGGCTGCGACCCCCGATCGTGTGCAGCACCTTGGGGATGCTCGACTTCATGCGTGTGCCCTCGCCCGCGGCGAGGACGATCACGGCGGCGGGCCGCAGATCACTCACGGGATGCAGCTCCTCGGTGTGTCGGTGCAGGTGCGGCACCCGTCGCCCGCCGGGCGTCGTGGCGCGACCGTCATGCTACTCACGACGCTCCGGGTCCCGCCCGGGCGGCTCGCGTGCGCTCCCCGGGCAGGAGTCGAACCTGCGTCGCTTGTCCTGATTCAAAGTCAGGCGGGCCCTGCCGGCAGACCAACCGGGGAACGTCCGCGGCCCTCGCCGCGAGACGACCACAGGGTAGTGCAGCCCGGGCGCGGGCCCGGCACGGCGATCGCCGTCACGACCCCGGCGTGACCGTCGGATGACCGGCGGCACGACCGCGTGCGTCATGATGGGGGTGATGAGTGCCGACCGATCAGACCGCTCCCGCACCCGCATGACGGGCCCCGAGCGGCGTGAGCAGCTCATCAGCGTCGGCCGACGCCTCTTCGCCGAGAAGGGGTTCGAGGCGACGACGGTCGAGGAGGTCGCCTCGAGCGCGAAGGTGAGCAAGCCCGTCGTCTACGAGCACTTCGGCGGCAAGGAGGGCCTCTACGCCGTCGTCGTCGACCGCGAGATCCAGATGCTGCTCGGCGGCATCGGCAACGCGCTGCAGGAGGGCGACAGCGCCCGGATCCTGCTCGAGCGCGCGACGCTGGCCCTGCTCGACTACATCGAGCAGCACACCGACGGGTTCCGCA
This is a stretch of genomic DNA from Terracoccus luteus. It encodes these proteins:
- a CDS encoding asparaginase: MYPPASPALRRPLAVALVVVLCLATALATAVATVTLTRSSAGSPGASAPAPAPAAAAPVTTVASAELATNAAYQQALAAAPPSGKPNVTVIGTGGTIAGVATSRSSFTDYRAGQIPIADLVAKLQPEIGVVADVETIQFGNKGSGSYTVAEFHALTLAVDKALETSDGVVVTSGTDTMEEFAYWLDLTVRSRKPVVMTGAMRPTAAVSVDGPGVIGADGPANLYNAIALAGSRATSCFGTVLMLGDEFHAARDVTKTSSYRMDTFQTRELGVLGWIDGTNVKVGRAPSRVSMCNNPAKWVTPFDLTTLPATDLPRTEIVYAYQQAGGEGITALAAAGVKGIVTAGTGAGGVSADQSAARTAAAAAGVLFVSTTRTGSGSVYGSTAPPVVAGEDLLPQKARLLLMLSLGFAKGDQAKAAAWVTSIGNPEWSTAGRVAANPAQAPAPAA
- a CDS encoding ribose-phosphate diphosphokinase; translated protein: MSAINKTTEKHLLVFSGRAHPQLAQQVAEQLGTSVVPTSAYDFANGEIYVRYEESVRGSDAFVIQSHTAPINEWIMEQLIMIDALKRASAKRITVVLPFYGYARQDKKHRGREPISARLMADLYKTAGANRLMTIDLHTAQIQGFFDGPVDHLMALPILSDYVAKKYGHLDLAVVSPDAGRIKVAEDWSTRLGGAPLAFVHKTRDINRPNEVVANRVVGEIRGRVCVLVDDMIDTAGTITKAADALMEQGAAGVIIAATHAILSGPAIDRLKACRVEEVVVTDTLPIPDDRRFDKLSVLPIAPLISMAIREVFDDGSVTSLFDGRA
- the glmU gene encoding bifunctional UDP-N-acetylglucosamine diphosphorylase/glucosamine-1-phosphate N-acetyltransferase GlmU, which encodes MSDLRPAAVIVLAAGEGTRMKSSIPKVLHTIGGRSLVGHAVRAARGVQPQHLAVVVRHERDQVAPHVLGLDAAVVIADQDAVKGTGRAVECGLEALPADLAGTVVVTMGDTPLLTAETLLGLVRAHEDAGGAVTLVASTPPDPTGYGRVVRDAEGGVQAIVEQKDASPEQLALREVNSGIYAFEAALLREALAEVGTDNAQGEKYLTDVVAIARGRGRPVHAHLVADLWQTEGVNDKVQLARLGAELNRRTVEAAMRAGAIVVDPATTWLDADVTIGRDTVVHPGTQIHGASTIGSDCVIGPDTTLTDVEVGDGASVVRTQAELAVVGPGATVGPFSFLRPGTRLGAGGKIGGFVETKNAVIGDGAKVPHLTYCGDAMIGAGANIGAGTIFANYDGVTKGRTEVGAHAFVGSNSVVVAPRTIGAGAYVAAGSAVVSDVAPGQLGVTRAQQRNVDGWVARRRAGTASDTAAREASADPAAVDPQSTDTEGGTR
- a CDS encoding TetR family transcriptional regulator, with amino-acid sequence MSADRSDRSRTRMTGPERREQLISVGRRLFAEKGFEATTVEEVASSAKVSKPVVYEHFGGKEGLYAVVVDREIQMLLGGIGNALQEGDSARILLERATLALLDYIEQHTDGFRILTRDSPTGQSTGTLSSVLGEVAGQVEHLLAAEFKQRDLETKSAAIHAQMLVGMVALTGQWWLDQRKFKKDQVAAHLVNLAWNGLAGLERHPRLLTTR